A region from the Aegilops tauschii subsp. strangulata cultivar AL8/78 chromosome 5, Aet v6.0, whole genome shotgun sequence genome encodes:
- the LOC120963921 gene encoding uncharacterized protein, protein MVSWDDLPTSSEDDSVTSKPPATIFCKEWTGPATDLPSFTCEHGSLCEKHVAFQSVDSGRRFLACAHKEVPKCTYVEQIDPEWPEALKMSLSTIWSMYEEETKQRLTQNVLSFEENLKIMEEKTKWRMS, encoded by the exons ATGGTGTCCTGGGATGATCTCCCAACCTCTTCTGAAGATGACTCGGTGACCAGCAAG ccTCCTGCCACAATTTTCTGTAAAGAATGGACTGGCCCGGCCACAGATCTGCCTAGCTTTACATGTGAGCATGGATCTTTGTGTGAGAAGCATGTGGCTTTTCAATCAGTTGACAGTGGAAGAAGATTCCTGGCTTGTGCACACAAG GAAGTACCTAAATGCACCTATGTGGAACAGATAGACCCTGAGTGGCCTGAAGCATTGAAGATGAGCCTATCTACCATATGGAGCATGTATGAAGAGGAGACAAAACAAAGGCTAACACAAAATGTGTTGAGTTTTGAAGAGAACTTGAAGATCATGGAAGAGAAGACAAAATGGAGAATGAGCTGA